Part of the Candidatus Methanogranum gryphiswaldense genome, TAGTATTTGAACAGCAATCACATTCAAAGGAACAATGGTCTCTCTGAAAGATGTGGGTGAACGGACGCTTATCAGCAACATCAAGAAGATCATAAGACCTGCACCACAGATCGGACCCGGAGATGATGCGGCAGTAGTGAATATAACCGATAAGGTCGTAATTACGACAGATACTGTCACCATTGAGAGACACAAACCTCAGAACATGACGTGGGAACAGTTCGGATGGACGGCCGCCGCGGTCAATCTCAGCGACATAGCCAGTATGGGAGCCAGACCAGTAGGGATACTTGCTGCACTGGTATTGCCTGAAGACATGGACGAGAACGACCTTTATGACATCATGAGCGGAATGGATCAATGCGCCGAATTCTGCGATACATACATAGTGGGCGGCGATACCAAATTCGGACATGGATCCGTAACAGGTACCGCTATCGGAACCCTTGATGGAAGAGCGCCCCTGATAAGGTCCGGAGCAAAACCAGGAGATATGATCGCTGTGACCGGAAATCTGGGATCTGCCGCTGCCGGATTCTATGCGATAGAGAACGACATCGATGACGAGGAAACAACCTTTGCCCTGCTTGTGCCTGTTCCCAGAGTGGATGAAGGGATGATGATGTCAAAATCTGGTGCGGTAACCTCGTGCATGGATCTTTCAGACGGCCTTGCAGAAGCAGCCAGAGCTATATGCTCGGCTAGCCATGTAGGGATGGAGATACAGATGGAATTTCTCCCGGTACTACCTAACGTGGACGATATAGCATCCCAACTTCAAATGGACAGAAAGGACCTTATCCTATACTGGGGTGGGGACTACGAACTCCTGTTCACATTCAAAAAGGAAAAAATAACCGATCTTTACAAAGCCGGCCTCGCCTTCTCCATCATAGGAATGGTAACCAACGAGGATGGCCCGTACATATTGGAAGATGGCAAAAGGACAATGATGAAAAATGGCCAATATTAACCCAAGCATCGAGGCCAAATACTACCACCGCGACGGAGACATATATGTCTGTGACCTGTGCCCCCATAGGTGCAGGATACCTGTAGGCGGTCTGGGAAAATGCAATGCTAGGAAAGGCGAAGAGAATTTCCTTTCCGCTTACAGTTACGGCAGAGTATCTTCGATATGTGTAGACCCAGTTGAGAAAAAACCACTTTACCACTTCTATCCTGGAAGCATGGTCTTTTCCATCGGAGGGATCGGATGCAACATGTCCTGTAAAAATTGTCAGAACTATGCGATATCACTCTCTCCCACCGGGAAAAAACGCACAACATACGAAGACCCAGAAGAGATAGTAGCACTCTGCAGAAAAGAAAAGATGGACGCTATTGCGTTCACATACAACGAACCCATGATCTGGTACGAATATATACTGGACATAATGAGGTGCGACCCAGATCTCAAATGCATTATCGTAAGTAACGGGTTAGTGAACGAAGAACCCCTCAGAGACCTTTGTAAAGTAAGCGATGCTATGAATATCGATATCAAAGGCTTCACCGATGAATTCTATATGAAGATCTGCGGAGCACATTTGGAAGATGTGCTAAGATCTGTCAAAATAATATTCGAGGAAAAGGTCCATGTAGAATTGACCTATCTTGTGATACCGGGCCTTAATGACTCAAACAAAGAAGTAGAAAAATTCTGTATCTGGGTAAGGGATAATCTATCACCAAATGTACCTGTGCA contains:
- the thiL gene encoding thiamine-phosphate kinase, producing MVSLKDVGERTLISNIKKIIRPAPQIGPGDDAAVVNITDKVVITTDTVTIERHKPQNMTWEQFGWTAAAVNLSDIASMGARPVGILAALVLPEDMDENDLYDIMSGMDQCAEFCDTYIVGGDTKFGHGSVTGTAIGTLDGRAPLIRSGAKPGDMIAVTGNLGSAAAGFYAIENDIDDEETTFALLVPVPRVDEGMMMSKSGAVTSCMDLSDGLAEAARAICSASHVGMEIQMEFLPVLPNVDDIASQLQMDRKDLILYWGGDYELLFTFKKEKITDLYKAGLAFSIIGMVTNEDGPYILEDGKRTMMKNGQY
- the amrS gene encoding AmmeMemoRadiSam system radical SAM enzyme, producing MANINPSIEAKYYHRDGDIYVCDLCPHRCRIPVGGLGKCNARKGEENFLSAYSYGRVSSICVDPVEKKPLYHFYPGSMVFSIGGIGCNMSCKNCQNYAISLSPTGKKRTTYEDPEEIVALCRKEKMDAIAFTYNEPMIWYEYILDIMRCDPDLKCIIVSNGLVNEEPLRDLCKVSDAMNIDIKGFTDEFYMKICGAHLEDVLRSVKIIFEEKVHVELTYLVIPGLNDSNKEVEKFCIWVRDNLSPNVPVHFTRFHPDFEMLDIPITPIETVLECQNIAENCGLNYAYVGNVITDDASDTYCPECGTAVIKRIGYLVNIVALDGMRCSCCKTKLPIIR